The Paramisgurnus dabryanus chromosome 3, PD_genome_1.1, whole genome shotgun sequence genome includes a window with the following:
- the camsap3 gene encoding calmodulin-regulated spectrin-associated protein 3 isoform X2: MVDSNAMRKTFVVPDIKPLDQYDVTRARICASVGWLLAKSYGNAENVPVELRDPFYCDQYEQEHLKPPVTRLLQSPELYCRTYGLLLGGSPGAEGPPKDMTALLQLLSKKGLSPKDQNVPVTETDLQKKPIKMSAHLELMDALMAVAAMETVSAVKASGGSELLRTDASWDSALLCWVNALNQKLKEQYEGSQTDGSQLSNEPQPVQPSCPTRWYWKLVPIRYRKDRMQSKLKPCFPVVNEVKDLSSGCAVAAVIHHYCPGLLRLEDVCMKESMSAADSLYNLQLIREFCDSCLKNCCPLVLEDLLYSPPELKMNILSFLAELLYWFEVSKPEFVQPLQDSELTEKSGRTDNGTCKSGSPSIFKKPFLPISSPATGSLTQSTSMSHVEAAGRTWSKNQLSRPLSSGVSFSIPFGLDSDVDIVMGNPVITRSVSSDNLNPAGQSMTRVPYTPPEDLSHLLSKSPGPNGPHRASWTTQTRPMLAEENGIEGSEAGELPTIEEALQIIHNEEKLEPRLHPDGASDGDGFYLHSPDDQHNGDPAPLSSSAPPRSGMLFHRSSGVPSEPSRTRRTSEGSRDDDSVLRDGSVDSDASEDLPKTHSTPATPASGSRETRPRGEETPDSGVKMTSFAERKKKVVPEQVRPSEPQGPQMTTWAKKSEESPSKSPALSTEMSELGARLEEKRRAIEAQKKRIEAIFAKHRQRLGKSAFLQLKKEQENGVEGLEGEAGTSSVEDDLSRLALDERLARLESEELQEEQQGGRLKKRSSMEDEGNIKPSSQKDNPAENDKSGVDVPGGHQAPLGDYNNAVSKLSAALNSLQSDMQRLSEQQNQMMRKKEASSNQAWDIPPSSKPSTATPPRLSRESNRAVPSTSTSPFPSRKNGNHTVPPKSPGSHRRAQSVPPKSPKMHHNSRPAEVKAPSSSRFISAPRDVDTIPHLRRASPWKNQTSSSFNIGTPSESRSGSSLGRPEDFSDAGSSDDHTIFSMDLEGGSSQILPSRGRQGGSSSGAPSECSFESDVPAAGLNGKRGSLIEISLSSLKAFEGDEGDHNQDFSDSMSDHTEPEMRGGVGFFFKDEARPEDEMAQRRAALLEKQQKRAEEMKRRKQEQEKEREASRPSSVEDRPQTPCTPPPPRTPPPEGTPQRAHRGDFTRLEYERRHQLKIMEDLDKVLRQKPTTVRGVKKQRPKTVFRDDSGLSRSPAKGSIGTRLNRVYSHSTTNLSSMASDSGTLTVRKSKSPSRSHSPSRLASPGRLASQNGDWENGSTISSPASIPEYTGPKLYKEPSFKSNKFIIHNAVSRCCLAGKVNEPQKNKIVEEMEKSTANHFLILFRDASCQFRAVYTMNPETEEMVRLVGIGPRVISLDIVESIYKYSSDRKQFTAIPSKTMSMSVDAFTIPNHLWERKRPGTPKKLGTPK; the protein is encoded by the exons AGCGCCCACTTGGAGTTGATGGATGCTTTAATGGCCGTGGCTGCCATGGAGACGGTGAGTGCAGTCAAGGCGAGCGGCGGATCCGAGCTGCTCCGTACAGATGCCAGTTGGGACAGCGCCCTGCTGTGTTGGGTTAACGCG CTGAATCAGAAATTGAAAGAGCAATATGAAGGATCACAGACTGATGGATCTCAGCTTAGTAATGAACCACAGCCCGTTCAGCCATCG TGTCCAACTCGCTGGTACTGGAAACTTGTTCCT ATCCGGTACAGGAAGGACAGGATGCAGTCTAAGCTGAAACCTTGTTTTCCTGTGGTGAATGAAGTGAAGGATCTGTCCAGTGGATGTGCTGTTGCTGCTGTTATCCACCATTATTGTCCTGGACTGCTGCGATTAGAGG ATGTCTGTATGAAGGAGTCAATGTCTGCAGCTGACAGCCTGTATAACTTACAGTTGATACGGGAGTTCTGTGATAGCTGTCTGAAGAACTGCTGCCCTCTAGTGTTGGAGGATTTACTCTACAGCCCACCAGAATTAAAG ATGAACATACTGAGCTTTCTGGCAGAGCTTTTGTATTGGTTTGAAGTCTCAAAGCCTGAGTTTGTTCAGCCCCTGCAGGATTCGGAGCTGACTG AAAAATCTGGAAGGACTGATAATGGGACTTGTAAAAG TGGTTCTCCCTCCATCTTTAAAAAGCCCTTCCTGCCCATCTCTTCTCCTGCGACAG GATCTCTGACTCAGTCTACCTCAATGTCTCATGTAGAGGCAGCTGGACGGACGTGGAGTAAGAACCAGCTCAG TCGTCCACTATCCTCTGGGGTGTCCTTTAGTATTCCTTTTGGTCTGGATAGTGATGTTGACATAGTGATGGGAAACCCTGTCATAACTCGCTCGGTCAGCTCTGACAATCTCAACCCTGCTGGTCAGTCCATGACTCGAGTCCCCTACACCCCTCCAGAGGACCTAAGCCACTTGTTGAGTAAGTCTCCTGGCCCAAACGGCCCACACAGAGCATCCTGGACCACACAGACTCGCCCGATGCTGGCTGAGGAGAACGGCATTGAGGGGAGTGAGGCTGGTGAGCTACCCACTATCGAAGAGGCACTGCAGATCATCCACAATGAGGAAAAGTTGGAACCCCGTCTTCACCCCGATGGGGCATCTGATGGTGATGGTTTCTACTTGCATTCACCAGATGACCAGCACAATGGTGATCCAGCACCTCTTAGCTCATCAGCCCCACCCCGATCAGGAATGCTCTTCCACCGATCTTCCGGAGTGCCGTCAGAGCCCAGCCGCACGAGACGCACCTCAGAAGGCTCCAGAGATGACGACTCTGTGTTGAGAGATGGAAGCGTGGATTCGGACGCCTCGGAAGACCTTCCAAAAACCCACTCTACCCCAGCCACGCCCGCATCTGGTTCTCGCGAAACTCGACCTCGTGGAGAAGAGACGCCGGACAGCGGAGTGAAGATGACTAGCTTTGCCGAACGCAAAAAGAAAGTTGTTCCAGAGCAAGTACGGCCCAGTGAGCCACAAGGCCCGCAAATGACTACCTGGGCCAAGAAATCAGAGGAGAGCCCCAGTAAGAGTCCAGCGCTCAGCACCGAAATGTCTGAGCTAGGGGCGAGACTGGAGGAGAAAAGGAGGGCCATTGAAGCTCAGAAGAAGCGCATAGAAGCCATTTTTGCCAAACACCGGCAACGGCTGGGAAAAAGTGCCTTCCTGCAGTTGAAAAAGGAACAAGAGAATGGGGTGGAAGGACTTGAAGGGGAGGCTGGGACCTCTTCTGTAGAGGATGACCTTAGCCGATTGGCGTTGGATGAAAGACTGGCGCGTTTAGAGAGCGAAGAGCTGCAAGAAGAGCAACAAGGGGGAAGACTAAAAAAGCGTTCATCAATGGAGGATGAAGGAAACATCAAGCCCTCTTCGCAAAAGGACAATCCAGCAGAGAATGATAAATCTGGAGTAGACGTACCTGGAGGGCACCAGGCACCGCTGGGTGATTACAACAACGCTGTGTCAAAACTCAGCGCTGCTCTCAATTCTCTACAGAGCGATATGCAGCGTCTTTCAGAGCAACAGAATCAGATGATGAGGAAGAAAGAAGCTTCCAGCAACCAGGCTTGGGACATCCCACCAAGCTCCAAACCCTCAACAGCCACACCTCCTCGTCTGTCAAGAGAGTCCAATCGTGCCGTACCATCTACCTCCACTTCCCCTTTCCCATCTCGCAAGAATGGAAATCACACCGTGCCACCCAAATCACCAGGGTCCCACCGCAGGGCGCAGTCTGTACCTCCGAAGAGCCCCAAAATGCACCACAACTCCCGACCTGCAGAAGTTAAAGCGCCTTCTTCTTCAAGATTCATTTCTGCTCCTCGGGACGTGGACACCATCCCTCACTTACGAAGAGCATCTCCATGGAAAAATCAGACCTCATCCTCTTTCAACATAGGGACACCCAGTGAATCCCGTTCGGGGTCATCCCTAGGCAGACCTGAGGACTTTTCAGATGCTGGCTCTAGTGATGACCATACCATCTTCAGCATGGACCTGGAGGGTGGATCTTCACAGATTTTGCCCAGTAGGGGGCGCCAAGGTGGCAGCAGCTCAGGAGCTCCCTCCGAGTGCTCGTTTGAGAGCGACGTTCCTGCAGCGGGTTTGAATGGCAAACGCGGCAGTCTTATCGAGATCTCGCTGTCCTCTCTAAAAGCCTTCGAGGGCGATGAGGGTGATCACAACCAGGACTTCTCTGACTCCATGAGCGACCATACGGAACCAGAAATGAGGGGTGGAGTTGGATTCTTCTTCAAG GATGAAGCTCGACCTGAAGATGAGATGGCTCAGAGAAGAGCTGCGTTACTTGAGAAACAACAGAAGAGAGCAGAGGAGATGAAGAGACGGAAACAAGAGCAAGAAAAAGAGAGGGAGGCAAG CAGGCCTTCATCAGTGGAGGATAGACCCCAGACTCCTTGCACACCTCCGCCACCTCGCACCCCTCCACCAGAGGGCACACCTCAAAGGGCACACCGCGGAGATTTCACCCGTCTGGAATACGAGCGTCGCCATCAGCTTAAAATTATGGAGGATCTTGATAAAGTCCTCCGTCAGAAACCCACTACCGTCAGAGGCGTGAAAAAGCAAAGGCCCAAAACGGTGTTCAGAGACGACTCCGGCCTTTCCCGAAGCCCTGCCAAAGGGTCCATAG GTACTAGACTTAATAGAGTTTACTCCCATTCAACAACCAACCTGTCCTCCATGGCCAGTGACAGTGGGACGCTAACTGTCAGGAAATCGAAATCTCCAAG TCGTTCGCATTCACCGTCCCGACTGGCGTCTCCAGGTCGTCTTGCATCACAAAATGGAGACTGGGAAAATGGCTCTACTATTTCATCTCCAGCTTCTATTCCAGAATACACTG GGCCTAAACTCTACAAGGAGCCAAGTTTCAAGTCCAACAAGTTCATTATCCATAATGCCGTCTCGCGCTGTTGTTTGGCAGGCAAGGTCAACGAACCCCAAAAAAACAAGATTGTAGAG GAAATGGAGAAAAGCACTGCAAACCATTTCCTCATTCTGTTCCGGGACGCCAGCTGTCAGTTCCGGGCGGTTTACACCATGAACCCCGAGACGGAGGAGATGGTCCGGCTAGTAGGGATCGGCCCGCGCGTCATCAGTCTTGATATAGTGGAATCCATCTACAAGTACAGCTCTGACCGCAAACAGTTTACGGCCATCCCGTCCAAAACCATGTCCATGAGCGTGGATGCCTTCACCATTCCCAACCACCTGTGGGAGCGCAAGCGCCCGGGTACCCCCAAAAAGCTCGGGACTCCAAAGTAA
- the camsap3 gene encoding calmodulin-regulated spectrin-associated protein 3 isoform X3, giving the protein MVDSNAMRKTFVVPDIKPLDQYDVTRARICASVGWLLAKSYGNAENVPVELRDPFYCDQYEQEHLKPPVTRLLQSPELYCRTYGLLLGGSPGAEGPPKDMTALLQLLSKKGLSPKDQNVPVTETDLQKKPIKMSAHLELMDALMAVAAMETVSAVKASGGSELLRTDASWDSALLCWVNALNQKLKEQYEGSQTDGSQLSNEPQPVQPSCPTRWYWKLVPIRYRKDRMQSKLKPCFPVVNEVKDLSSGCAVAAVIHHYCPGLLRLEDVCMKESMSAADSLYNLQLIREFCDSCLKNCCPLVLEDLLYSPPELKMNILSFLAELLYWFEVSKPEFVQPLQDSELTEKSGRTDNGTCKSGSPSIFKKPFLPISSPATGSLTQSTSMSHVEAAGRTWSKNQLSRPLSSGVSFSIPFGLDSDVDIVMGNPVITRSVSSDNLNPAGQSMTRVPYTPPEDLSHLLSKSPGPNGPHRASWTTQTRPMLAEENGIEGSEAGELPTIEEALQIIHNEEKLEPRLHPDGASDGDGFYLHSPDDQHNGDPAPLSSSAPPRSGMLFHRSSGVPSEPSRTRRTSEGSRDDDSVLRDGSVDSDASEDLPKTHSTPATPASGSRETRPRGEETPDSGVKMTSFAERKKKVVPEQVRPSEPQGPQMTTWAKKSEESPSKSPALSTEMSELGARLEEKRRAIEAQKKRIEAIFAKHRQRLGKSAFLQLKKEQENGVEGLEGEAGTSSVEDDLSRLALDERLARLESEELQEEQQGGRLKKRSSMEDEGNIKPSSQKDNPAENDKSGVDVPGGHQAPLGDYNNAVSKLSAALNSLQSDMQRLSEQQNQMMRKKEASSNQAWDIPPSSKPSTATPPRLSRESNRAVPSTSTSPFPSRKNGNHTVPPKSPGSHRRAQSVPPKSPKMHHNSRPAEVKAPSSSRFISAPRDVDTIPHLRRASPWKNQTSSSFNIGTPSESRSGSSLGRPEDFSDAGSSDDHTIFSMDLEGGSSQILPSRGRQGGSSSGAPSECSFESDVPAAGLNGKRGSLIEISLSSLKAFEGDEGDHNQDFSDSMSDHTEPEMRGGVGFFFKQDEARPEDEMAQRRAALLEKQQKRAEEMKRRKQEQEKEREARPSSVEDRPQTPCTPPPPRTPPPEGTPQRAHRGDFTRLEYERRHQLKIMEDLDKVLRQKPTTVRGVKKQRPKTVFRDDSGLSRSPAKGSIGTRLNRVYSHSTTNLSSMASDSGTLTVRKSKSPSRSHSPSRLASPGRLASQNGDWENGSTISSPASIPEYTGPKLYKEPSFKSNKFIIHNAVSRCCLAGKVNEPQKNKIVEEMEKSTANHFLILFRDASCQFRAVYTMNPETEEMVRLVGIGPRVISLDIVESIYKYSSDRKQFTAIPSKTMSMSVDAFTIPNHLWERKRPGTPKKLGTPK; this is encoded by the exons AGCGCCCACTTGGAGTTGATGGATGCTTTAATGGCCGTGGCTGCCATGGAGACGGTGAGTGCAGTCAAGGCGAGCGGCGGATCCGAGCTGCTCCGTACAGATGCCAGTTGGGACAGCGCCCTGCTGTGTTGGGTTAACGCG CTGAATCAGAAATTGAAAGAGCAATATGAAGGATCACAGACTGATGGATCTCAGCTTAGTAATGAACCACAGCCCGTTCAGCCATCG TGTCCAACTCGCTGGTACTGGAAACTTGTTCCT ATCCGGTACAGGAAGGACAGGATGCAGTCTAAGCTGAAACCTTGTTTTCCTGTGGTGAATGAAGTGAAGGATCTGTCCAGTGGATGTGCTGTTGCTGCTGTTATCCACCATTATTGTCCTGGACTGCTGCGATTAGAGG ATGTCTGTATGAAGGAGTCAATGTCTGCAGCTGACAGCCTGTATAACTTACAGTTGATACGGGAGTTCTGTGATAGCTGTCTGAAGAACTGCTGCCCTCTAGTGTTGGAGGATTTACTCTACAGCCCACCAGAATTAAAG ATGAACATACTGAGCTTTCTGGCAGAGCTTTTGTATTGGTTTGAAGTCTCAAAGCCTGAGTTTGTTCAGCCCCTGCAGGATTCGGAGCTGACTG AAAAATCTGGAAGGACTGATAATGGGACTTGTAAAAG TGGTTCTCCCTCCATCTTTAAAAAGCCCTTCCTGCCCATCTCTTCTCCTGCGACAG GATCTCTGACTCAGTCTACCTCAATGTCTCATGTAGAGGCAGCTGGACGGACGTGGAGTAAGAACCAGCTCAG TCGTCCACTATCCTCTGGGGTGTCCTTTAGTATTCCTTTTGGTCTGGATAGTGATGTTGACATAGTGATGGGAAACCCTGTCATAACTCGCTCGGTCAGCTCTGACAATCTCAACCCTGCTGGTCAGTCCATGACTCGAGTCCCCTACACCCCTCCAGAGGACCTAAGCCACTTGTTGAGTAAGTCTCCTGGCCCAAACGGCCCACACAGAGCATCCTGGACCACACAGACTCGCCCGATGCTGGCTGAGGAGAACGGCATTGAGGGGAGTGAGGCTGGTGAGCTACCCACTATCGAAGAGGCACTGCAGATCATCCACAATGAGGAAAAGTTGGAACCCCGTCTTCACCCCGATGGGGCATCTGATGGTGATGGTTTCTACTTGCATTCACCAGATGACCAGCACAATGGTGATCCAGCACCTCTTAGCTCATCAGCCCCACCCCGATCAGGAATGCTCTTCCACCGATCTTCCGGAGTGCCGTCAGAGCCCAGCCGCACGAGACGCACCTCAGAAGGCTCCAGAGATGACGACTCTGTGTTGAGAGATGGAAGCGTGGATTCGGACGCCTCGGAAGACCTTCCAAAAACCCACTCTACCCCAGCCACGCCCGCATCTGGTTCTCGCGAAACTCGACCTCGTGGAGAAGAGACGCCGGACAGCGGAGTGAAGATGACTAGCTTTGCCGAACGCAAAAAGAAAGTTGTTCCAGAGCAAGTACGGCCCAGTGAGCCACAAGGCCCGCAAATGACTACCTGGGCCAAGAAATCAGAGGAGAGCCCCAGTAAGAGTCCAGCGCTCAGCACCGAAATGTCTGAGCTAGGGGCGAGACTGGAGGAGAAAAGGAGGGCCATTGAAGCTCAGAAGAAGCGCATAGAAGCCATTTTTGCCAAACACCGGCAACGGCTGGGAAAAAGTGCCTTCCTGCAGTTGAAAAAGGAACAAGAGAATGGGGTGGAAGGACTTGAAGGGGAGGCTGGGACCTCTTCTGTAGAGGATGACCTTAGCCGATTGGCGTTGGATGAAAGACTGGCGCGTTTAGAGAGCGAAGAGCTGCAAGAAGAGCAACAAGGGGGAAGACTAAAAAAGCGTTCATCAATGGAGGATGAAGGAAACATCAAGCCCTCTTCGCAAAAGGACAATCCAGCAGAGAATGATAAATCTGGAGTAGACGTACCTGGAGGGCACCAGGCACCGCTGGGTGATTACAACAACGCTGTGTCAAAACTCAGCGCTGCTCTCAATTCTCTACAGAGCGATATGCAGCGTCTTTCAGAGCAACAGAATCAGATGATGAGGAAGAAAGAAGCTTCCAGCAACCAGGCTTGGGACATCCCACCAAGCTCCAAACCCTCAACAGCCACACCTCCTCGTCTGTCAAGAGAGTCCAATCGTGCCGTACCATCTACCTCCACTTCCCCTTTCCCATCTCGCAAGAATGGAAATCACACCGTGCCACCCAAATCACCAGGGTCCCACCGCAGGGCGCAGTCTGTACCTCCGAAGAGCCCCAAAATGCACCACAACTCCCGACCTGCAGAAGTTAAAGCGCCTTCTTCTTCAAGATTCATTTCTGCTCCTCGGGACGTGGACACCATCCCTCACTTACGAAGAGCATCTCCATGGAAAAATCAGACCTCATCCTCTTTCAACATAGGGACACCCAGTGAATCCCGTTCGGGGTCATCCCTAGGCAGACCTGAGGACTTTTCAGATGCTGGCTCTAGTGATGACCATACCATCTTCAGCATGGACCTGGAGGGTGGATCTTCACAGATTTTGCCCAGTAGGGGGCGCCAAGGTGGCAGCAGCTCAGGAGCTCCCTCCGAGTGCTCGTTTGAGAGCGACGTTCCTGCAGCGGGTTTGAATGGCAAACGCGGCAGTCTTATCGAGATCTCGCTGTCCTCTCTAAAAGCCTTCGAGGGCGATGAGGGTGATCACAACCAGGACTTCTCTGACTCCATGAGCGACCATACGGAACCAGAAATGAGGGGTGGAGTTGGATTCTTCTTCAAG CAGGATGAAGCTCGACCTGAAGATGAGATGGCTCAGAGAAGAGCTGCGTTACTTGAGAAACAACAGAAGAGAGCAGAGGAGATGAAGAGACGGAAACAAGAGCAAGAAAAAGAGAGGGAGGCAAG GCCTTCATCAGTGGAGGATAGACCCCAGACTCCTTGCACACCTCCGCCACCTCGCACCCCTCCACCAGAGGGCACACCTCAAAGGGCACACCGCGGAGATTTCACCCGTCTGGAATACGAGCGTCGCCATCAGCTTAAAATTATGGAGGATCTTGATAAAGTCCTCCGTCAGAAACCCACTACCGTCAGAGGCGTGAAAAAGCAAAGGCCCAAAACGGTGTTCAGAGACGACTCCGGCCTTTCCCGAAGCCCTGCCAAAGGGTCCATAG GTACTAGACTTAATAGAGTTTACTCCCATTCAACAACCAACCTGTCCTCCATGGCCAGTGACAGTGGGACGCTAACTGTCAGGAAATCGAAATCTCCAAG TCGTTCGCATTCACCGTCCCGACTGGCGTCTCCAGGTCGTCTTGCATCACAAAATGGAGACTGGGAAAATGGCTCTACTATTTCATCTCCAGCTTCTATTCCAGAATACACTG GGCCTAAACTCTACAAGGAGCCAAGTTTCAAGTCCAACAAGTTCATTATCCATAATGCCGTCTCGCGCTGTTGTTTGGCAGGCAAGGTCAACGAACCCCAAAAAAACAAGATTGTAGAG GAAATGGAGAAAAGCACTGCAAACCATTTCCTCATTCTGTTCCGGGACGCCAGCTGTCAGTTCCGGGCGGTTTACACCATGAACCCCGAGACGGAGGAGATGGTCCGGCTAGTAGGGATCGGCCCGCGCGTCATCAGTCTTGATATAGTGGAATCCATCTACAAGTACAGCTCTGACCGCAAACAGTTTACGGCCATCCCGTCCAAAACCATGTCCATGAGCGTGGATGCCTTCACCATTCCCAACCACCTGTGGGAGCGCAAGCGCCCGGGTACCCCCAAAAAGCTCGGGACTCCAAAGTAA